A portion of the Gammaproteobacteria bacterium genome contains these proteins:
- a CDS encoding HDOD domain-containing protein → MTDTQLPPPTAADLRHFAPFEALQDEQLILLTGMTCLVQHKEGAGILAFDDTSAQQYFLLSGSVELEARDGMRQVIESGSDKARAALAAARPSAFSVIALSPVRLLAVETGVLAKLGQAAETGDGNDSERAIALRANPVYQAIRAELDADRLVVPSLPEIALRIKRAVESETANISKIARIVSADPAITAKLIKAANGPLYRGNVKIDNCQSAIVRLGMNTTKQLVISFTLRELFRLNNPELKRRMLDTWRHSTEVGAISMVLAKLTGHLEPEQALLAGLLHDIGVVPILCHVQGDGALPVDAAALDQAIAELRGEVGAMILRRWGFHEPLAQAALMADEWNYDSGARADYADLVILAQLHSYMKAGKGADYPQMEQVPAFAKLAPDSLTPQASLKVIDQAKGEVAEVIRLLT, encoded by the coding sequence GTGACTGACACGCAACTCCCTCCCCCCACCGCCGCCGACCTGCGCCACTTCGCGCCATTCGAAGCCCTGCAGGACGAACAGCTGATCCTGCTCACGGGGATGACCTGTCTCGTACAGCACAAGGAGGGTGCAGGCATCCTCGCCTTCGACGACACCAGCGCGCAGCAGTACTTCCTGCTCTCCGGCTCGGTCGAACTCGAGGCGCGCGACGGCATGCGCCAGGTCATCGAGAGCGGCAGTGATAAGGCGCGCGCCGCGCTGGCGGCCGCGCGACCCTCCGCCTTCAGCGTGATCGCGCTGTCACCGGTCCGGCTGCTGGCGGTCGAAACGGGCGTGCTGGCGAAACTGGGCCAGGCCGCCGAGACTGGCGATGGGAATGATTCCGAGCGCGCGATCGCGCTGCGGGCAAATCCCGTCTACCAGGCCATCCGCGCCGAACTGGACGCCGACCGGCTGGTCGTTCCCAGCCTGCCTGAGATCGCGCTGCGGATCAAAAGGGCGGTGGAGAGCGAGACCGCGAACATCAGCAAGATCGCCCGGATCGTGAGCGCGGATCCGGCCATCACCGCCAAGCTGATCAAGGCCGCGAATGGACCGCTCTACCGCGGCAACGTGAAGATCGACAACTGCCAGTCCGCCATCGTGCGCCTCGGCATGAACACCACCAAGCAACTCGTCATCAGCTTCACCCTGCGCGAACTCTTCCGGCTGAACAATCCCGAACTGAAGCGTCGCATGCTCGATACGTGGCGCCACAGCACCGAGGTGGGCGCCATCAGCATGGTGCTGGCGAAGCTCACCGGGCATCTGGAACCGGAGCAGGCGCTGCTCGCCGGGCTGTTGCACGACATCGGCGTGGTGCCGATCCTGTGCCATGTGCAGGGCGACGGCGCACTTCCCGTCGACGCCGCCGCGCTGGACCAGGCGATCGCCGAGCTGCGCGGCGAAGTCGGCGCGATGATCCTGCGGCGCTGGGGTTTTCACGAACCGCTGGCGCAGGCCGCGCTGATGGCGGACGAATGGAACTACGACTCGGGCGCCAGGGCCGATTACGCAGACCTCGTGATCCTCGCCCAGCTGCACAGCTACATGAAGGCCGGCAAGGGCGCGGACTACCCGCAGATGGAACAGGTGCCCGCCTTCGCCAAGCTCGCTCCGGATTCGCTCACCCCTCAGGCCAGCCTCAAGGTCATCGACCAGGCCAAGGGCGAGGTCGCCGAAGTGATCCGGCTGCTGACCTGA
- a CDS encoding NUDIX hydrolase — protein sequence MDQSAVLHLLDAHIPYDSAERGFLERILRFVRETPGFHRRDTMQGHLTASAWIVDAERRRALLLHHGKLARWLQPGGHVEDDATLLDSALREAREETGLRCRAVDAAIFDLDIHPIPARAQEPTHLHYDVRFLLEADPGAQPEVSPESNAVRWFGLDEIDALGGGPSIARMVAKTHRLTQP from the coding sequence ATGGATCAGTCCGCTGTCCTCCACCTGCTCGACGCGCACATACCGTACGACTCCGCCGAGCGCGGCTTCCTCGAGCGGATCCTCCGCTTCGTGCGGGAAACCCCCGGCTTCCACCGGCGCGACACGATGCAGGGACATCTCACCGCATCGGCCTGGATCGTCGATGCGGAACGGCGGCGCGCGCTGCTGCTGCATCACGGCAAACTGGCGCGCTGGCTGCAGCCGGGCGGCCATGTCGAGGACGACGCCACGCTGCTCGACTCGGCGCTGCGCGAGGCGCGCGAGGAGACCGGCCTGCGCTGCCGCGCGGTGGATGCCGCGATCTTCGACCTCGACATCCATCCCATCCCGGCGCGTGCGCAGGAACCGACCCACCTGCACTATGACGTGCGCTTCCTGCTCGAGGCCGATCCGGGCGCGCAGCCCGAAGTCTCCCCCGAGTCGAACGCCGTGCGCTGGTTCGGGCTGGACGAGATCGACGCACTGGGCGGCGGGC